A single region of the Pseudomonas marginalis genome encodes:
- a CDS encoding Lrp/AsnC family transcriptional regulator, with protein MSENSNPIKKGTAKSTSLDRIDRKLLGYLAIDATLSYAVLGELVHLSGPAVHERVKRLRQLGVIKATVASLDGAKLGRPLLAFINVDTKSWAKTRQLIQLVDLPDIEEIHTVTGESAVLLKVRTRDTQTLEALLGIIHGIEGIEATRSSIALSTYLERGPSPIAE; from the coding sequence ATGAGTGAAAATTCGAACCCGATTAAGAAAGGTACAGCCAAAAGCACCTCGCTGGACCGGATTGACCGAAAGTTATTAGGCTATTTGGCCATAGATGCGACGCTCAGCTATGCAGTGCTAGGCGAGTTGGTTCATCTGTCAGGGCCCGCTGTGCATGAGCGCGTGAAACGCCTCAGGCAGCTCGGTGTTATCAAAGCGACTGTTGCTTCGCTCGACGGCGCCAAGCTTGGCAGGCCTCTTCTCGCATTCATCAATGTCGACACGAAAAGCTGGGCAAAGACGCGACAACTTATACAATTGGTCGACTTGCCTGATATTGAAGAAATTCACACGGTGACAGGCGAGAGTGCTGTCCTGCTCAAAGTCAGAACTCGAGATACTCAGACACTGGAGGCCTTACTCGGCATAATTCATGGAATAGAAGGCATTGAGGCGACGCGTAGCAGTATTGCTCTCTCTACCTACCTTGAAAGAGGCCCGTCACCGATAGCAGAATAA
- a CDS encoding glutathione S-transferase family protein: MMKIYDREGAPHPARVRIVLAAKELEDQVEFVSVDLISAEQKQNAFLAMNPIGKIPVLALEDGTIISESTAITEYLDNLDGNPILTGRTPREKGLIHMMQRRAEMMIIDAVDDYFHYGTPGLGLALRPWRMPDWSNAGEWGERRGAYAVKNMAYFNDVLSQLPFLAGDKFSMPDITLFAGLMFAEIVGLPISDEMGALKAWRDKVSEIPAVKNRSGQFPLPEDILRASR; this comes from the coding sequence ATGATGAAAATTTACGATCGCGAGGGAGCGCCTCATCCGGCGCGAGTTCGCATTGTCTTGGCCGCGAAAGAGCTGGAAGATCAGGTTGAGTTTGTCAGCGTCGATTTAATTTCTGCGGAGCAGAAGCAAAACGCTTTTTTGGCCATGAATCCGATTGGCAAGATCCCCGTGCTCGCGCTTGAAGATGGGACGATAATCTCGGAATCAACCGCGATAACCGAATATCTCGACAACCTGGATGGTAATCCTATCCTGACGGGTAGAACCCCTCGCGAAAAGGGGCTGATCCATATGATGCAGCGTCGGGCGGAGATGATGATAATTGATGCTGTGGACGATTACTTCCATTACGGAACGCCCGGGCTGGGCTTAGCATTGAGGCCATGGCGCATGCCGGACTGGAGTAACGCCGGAGAGTGGGGTGAGCGACGCGGCGCTTATGCAGTAAAAAATATGGCCTATTTCAACGATGTGCTCTCCCAATTGCCGTTCCTTGCTGGCGACAAGTTCTCGATGCCTGATATCACCTTGTTCGCCGGGCTTATGTTCGCTGAAATCGTCGGCCTTCCTATTTCAGATGAAATGGGCGCCTTAAAGGCTTGGCGCGATAAAGTTTCCGAAATTCCGGCTGTCAAGAATCGCAGCGGCCAGTTTCCCCTCCCCGAAGATATTCTGCGCGCCAGCAGGTAG
- a CDS encoding nitroreductase: MTINPLILNSNNAKQGMLSFSETVRARRSYRGFLPTPIPNATIRCVLEEAQRAPSNCNTQPWNVHIVSGAKLSELSRALHEKNAEGAYTPDFSFDMNEYYGVYRDRKDLQGKAYYEAMDVSRDDQEGRHRAAAYNYSFFNAPHVALLFMPSFGDNVRVAGDIGMYAQTFLLSLASRGLGGIPQTSLGFFASTIREVLGIPEELKMLFGISFGHPDDNAPGNRMKMDRVRIDDSVTFHV; this comes from the coding sequence ATGACCATTAACCCATTGATACTCAACTCAAACAACGCAAAACAAGGCATGCTGTCGTTCAGTGAAACGGTCCGCGCGCGCCGCTCGTATCGTGGCTTCCTTCCCACGCCGATTCCAAACGCAACAATCCGTTGCGTACTTGAGGAAGCCCAGCGAGCCCCCTCCAATTGCAATACACAGCCATGGAACGTCCACATCGTCTCAGGCGCAAAACTGTCCGAACTGTCGCGAGCACTCCATGAAAAAAACGCAGAAGGCGCTTACACCCCGGATTTTTCATTCGACATGAATGAATATTATGGTGTCTACCGCGACCGCAAAGACCTTCAGGGCAAAGCCTACTACGAAGCGATGGACGTCTCACGCGACGATCAGGAAGGGCGACATCGAGCAGCGGCATACAACTACTCGTTCTTCAACGCGCCACATGTCGCATTGCTGTTCATGCCGTCTTTCGGTGACAACGTACGTGTCGCTGGAGATATCGGCATGTACGCTCAAACCTTTCTCCTGTCTCTCGCTTCGCGAGGCCTCGGAGGTATCCCGCAAACCTCCCTCGGCTTCTTTGCCAGTACGATCCGGGAAGTTCTGGGCATTCCTGAAGAACTGAAGATGTTGTTTGGGATCTCGTTTGGACATCCCGACGACAACGCCCCCGGCAATCGCATGAAGATGGATCGCGTTAGGATTGATGACTCAGTGACCTTTCACGTCTGA
- a CDS encoding MarR family winged helix-turn-helix transcriptional regulator, with protein MSETNTKRRREVGSQLSFALYGAANRMTRLHKPFLDPLGLTFPQYLVMLELLVGAPRPVGELGTKLGMDTGTITPLLKRLEAAGRITRVRDSADERRVLVDLTDAGKALRDDVWSITDKIKSACQLTDAGLAELRDILDAFARPARD; from the coding sequence ATGTCCGAGACGAATACCAAACGCCGCCGCGAGGTGGGAAGCCAGCTGTCCTTTGCCCTATACGGTGCAGCGAATCGAATGACGCGCTTGCACAAACCTTTTCTGGATCCGCTGGGTCTGACCTTCCCGCAATATTTGGTGATGCTGGAGCTGTTGGTCGGAGCGCCACGACCTGTTGGCGAATTGGGCACCAAACTGGGTATGGATACCGGGACGATCACCCCTCTTCTCAAGCGCCTTGAAGCTGCAGGCCGGATAACGCGCGTGCGCGACAGCGCCGATGAGCGTCGCGTCCTCGTAGACCTCACCGATGCCGGGAAAGCTCTTCGGGACGACGTCTGGAGCATCACTGACAAGATCAAGTCGGCCTGCCAACTCACGGACGCGGGTCTCGCCGAACTGCGCGACATACTTGATGCCTTCGCGCGCCCTGCCCGCGATTGA
- a CDS encoding SDR family NAD(P)-dependent oxidoreductase yields the protein MVIVTGAAKGLGRAYALMLAREGAKVVVNNRAAAGLQEVEAVIDMIGAEGGQAVADGSDISTWSGAQQLVERAVRHFGGLDALINNAGVLRDRMIINMSEAQWDDVMTVHLKGTFALTRHAAKYWREQVKSGKLVSASVINVTSHSGLYGNIGQANYSAAKAGVAAFSLVAARELESYGVRVNAIAPIGLTRMNADLLGNDPDSAQRYAPQWPAAVVTWLVSEQSRGVSGRVFEVSGDGVSVAEGWQHGSVVSASQDPGEVGEAIRRCLVTARANAGIVPGSWLNP from the coding sequence GTGGTAATCGTCACTGGTGCTGCCAAAGGCTTGGGGCGCGCCTATGCATTGATGTTGGCGCGTGAAGGCGCAAAGGTAGTGGTGAACAATCGAGCGGCGGCTGGCTTGCAGGAAGTGGAGGCTGTGATCGATATGATCGGTGCAGAAGGGGGGCAGGCAGTTGCCGATGGCTCCGATATTTCCACTTGGTCGGGCGCGCAGCAATTGGTGGAGCGGGCGGTCCGGCATTTTGGCGGTCTTGATGCCTTGATCAACAACGCGGGCGTCCTCCGTGATCGGATGATCATCAACATGAGCGAGGCGCAATGGGATGATGTCATGACAGTGCATCTTAAGGGCACCTTTGCCTTGACCCGGCACGCCGCGAAATATTGGCGAGAGCAGGTGAAGTCAGGAAAACTGGTAAGCGCAAGCGTGATCAATGTTACTTCGCATTCCGGGTTGTATGGGAATATCGGGCAGGCCAATTACTCGGCCGCCAAAGCGGGAGTTGCCGCGTTCTCGCTTGTGGCTGCAAGAGAGCTGGAGTCATATGGAGTCAGGGTCAATGCTATCGCGCCTATCGGCCTCACCCGTATGAACGCTGATTTGTTGGGCAATGACCCCGACAGTGCTCAGCGTTACGCGCCTCAGTGGCCAGCTGCAGTGGTGACCTGGTTGGTCAGTGAACAGTCCAGGGGTGTGAGTGGTCGCGTGTTCGAAGTTTCGGGTGACGGAGTCTCGGTTGCTGAAGGCTGGCAGCATGGTTCTGTGGTATCAGCAAGTCAGGACCCGGGCGAGGTGGGGGAGGCAATTCGGCGCTGCCTGGTGACCGCACGAGCCAATGCCGGCATTGTTCCGGGTAGCTGGCTAAATCCTTAA
- a CDS encoding enoyl-CoA hydratase/isomerase family protein, translated as MLDRIAVLTLNRPQAKNALSPELTALLINQLRKADQDPQVKCILIQAEGSDFSAGGDVKGFNELLTLPAEERYDTFERKLLLGNRLPSTLLDVSKPIIAAPRGAVAGAGLALCLAADFVIASDTSYFIAAHVLVGLSLDCGLSSLLVAAMGIKQAKRLALLGERLSVEEALEHGIVTQVVADAQLETEVEKFAQRLAKGPSTAMAATKALLNQAAHQGLADQLANEATCVARCAADEDFGKGIQSALQRKPPAYR; from the coding sequence ATGCTTGACCGCATCGCTGTACTGACTCTCAACCGCCCGCAAGCGAAGAACGCGCTCAGCCCGGAACTTACTGCCCTACTGATCAATCAGTTACGCAAGGCTGATCAGGACCCACAAGTCAAATGCATTCTGATCCAGGCAGAAGGCAGCGACTTTTCGGCCGGTGGCGATGTAAAAGGCTTCAACGAACTGCTCACATTGCCCGCAGAAGAACGCTACGACACCTTCGAGCGCAAACTACTGCTCGGCAACCGCCTTCCTTCGACCTTGCTTGATGTTTCCAAACCAATCATCGCCGCGCCGCGAGGAGCTGTCGCTGGAGCAGGCCTTGCCCTGTGCCTAGCCGCAGATTTTGTTATCGCCTCGGACACCAGCTATTTCATCGCTGCCCATGTACTGGTTGGCCTGTCATTGGACTGTGGTCTGAGCAGCCTGTTAGTTGCTGCCATGGGTATCAAGCAAGCCAAGCGCCTGGCCCTGCTGGGGGAACGCTTGAGCGTCGAGGAGGCACTGGAGCATGGAATCGTCACCCAGGTAGTGGCTGACGCGCAACTTGAGACCGAGGTCGAGAAGTTCGCCCAACGCTTGGCCAAAGGCCCATCTACTGCCATGGCCGCGACCAAGGCCCTGCTGAACCAGGCAGCTCACCAAGGCCTTGCCGACCAACTGGCCAACGAAGCCACATGCGTCGCACGTTGTGCTGCAGACGAGGATTTTGGCAAAGGCATTCAAAGCGCCTTGCAACGCAAGCCGCCCGCCTACCGATAA
- a CDS encoding MaoC/PaaZ C-terminal domain-containing protein: MNLEKVLARQFPLIEHSISPRDCMLYALGIGVGSDPQDKSDLQFAYEENLKVFPAMTNVISHPGAWVKEPDLEIDWMKILHGEQSFEIYRPLEAGKTYVGSYKVNDIIDKGPGKGALLYLEKQLREKGQEEVISTVTSTYVLRGDGGSGGTTHDAKAVHPLPDRAPDFECVLFTLPQAALIYRLSGDYNPIHADPELARKAGFESPILHGLCTFGVATRAILHACCDDQPERLRSMQLRFSSPVYPGETISTEIWRDGSTVSFRSRSLERDVVVLNNGRAKITG, translated from the coding sequence ATGAATCTCGAAAAAGTCCTGGCGCGACAGTTTCCGCTGATCGAACACAGCATCAGCCCTCGCGATTGCATGCTTTACGCTTTGGGTATTGGCGTGGGATCAGACCCACAAGATAAGAGCGACCTGCAATTTGCCTATGAGGAAAATCTGAAAGTGTTTCCCGCGATGACCAACGTCATCTCGCACCCCGGTGCCTGGGTCAAAGAACCGGACCTGGAAATCGACTGGATGAAGATCCTCCATGGCGAGCAGTCATTTGAAATTTATCGCCCGCTGGAGGCCGGAAAAACTTATGTCGGGTCCTACAAAGTCAACGACATTATCGACAAGGGACCTGGCAAAGGCGCGCTGCTGTACCTGGAAAAGCAGCTGCGCGAGAAAGGTCAGGAGGAAGTGATCAGCACCGTGACATCCACTTATGTGCTACGCGGGGACGGCGGCAGCGGTGGCACGACTCACGATGCCAAGGCTGTTCACCCCCTGCCTGACCGAGCACCAGATTTCGAGTGCGTACTTTTTACGCTACCTCAGGCTGCACTGATCTATCGTCTATCTGGCGATTACAATCCGATCCATGCCGATCCCGAGTTGGCTCGCAAGGCAGGTTTCGAAAGCCCAATCTTGCACGGGCTGTGCACGTTTGGTGTAGCAACTCGAGCTATCCTCCATGCGTGCTGCGACGATCAACCGGAGCGGCTTCGATCTATGCAATTACGTTTTTCCTCACCCGTCTACCCGGGTGAAACCATTAGCACTGAAATCTGGCGCGACGGCTCCACGGTCAGCTTTCGCTCCAGATCCCTCGAGCGTGACGTAGTGGTGCTGAACAACGGACGGGCCAAGATTACTGGTTAG
- a CDS encoding SDR family NAD(P)-dependent oxidoreductase, translated as MTGLLEGKVIIVTGAGNGVGKGIALEAARQGAKVIVNDLGVSIDGSGVSQGPAQLTVDEILAFGGTAAANTNSVAEWNSAQSIIEQALDLYGRIDGVVNNAGNLRDGIFHKMSEEDFDAVIKVHLKGSFNMSRAAAPHFKEQESGAFVHMTSTSGLIGNFGQANYCSAKMGIVGLSKSIALDMQRFNVRSNCIAPFAFTRMVGTIPSDTPEGAERLKVNQRMEAAKIAPFTCALLTESAKDVSGQIFGVRNNEIYLFSQPRPIRSAHDGQGWTVESCVERAIPMLRPSFFALDRSKDIFSWDPV; from the coding sequence ATGACAGGTCTTCTGGAAGGTAAAGTCATTATTGTCACTGGCGCCGGCAACGGTGTAGGCAAAGGTATTGCCTTGGAGGCGGCTCGACAGGGCGCCAAGGTCATCGTCAACGATCTAGGAGTGTCTATCGACGGCAGCGGAGTCAGCCAAGGCCCAGCTCAATTGACCGTGGATGAGATCCTTGCTTTCGGTGGCACGGCAGCCGCCAATACCAATAGCGTCGCTGAATGGAACTCCGCTCAGAGCATCATCGAACAGGCACTTGATCTCTATGGGCGGATCGATGGCGTAGTGAACAACGCAGGCAATCTGCGCGACGGCATTTTTCACAAGATGTCCGAAGAAGACTTCGACGCTGTGATCAAGGTACATCTCAAAGGCAGTTTCAATATGTCTCGCGCCGCAGCCCCGCATTTCAAGGAACAAGAAAGCGGAGCCTTCGTGCACATGACCTCGACCTCGGGACTAATCGGCAACTTCGGTCAAGCCAACTACTGCTCGGCCAAAATGGGCATCGTTGGCCTTTCCAAATCCATCGCCCTGGACATGCAACGATTCAACGTACGCTCTAACTGTATTGCTCCCTTCGCGTTTACCCGAATGGTCGGCACCATTCCGTCCGACACGCCGGAAGGCGCCGAGCGTCTCAAAGTCAATCAGCGCATGGAGGCAGCCAAGATCGCCCCTTTCACTTGCGCTCTGCTCACCGAGAGCGCTAAGGATGTTTCTGGGCAAATCTTCGGCGTCCGCAATAACGAGATCTACCTGTTCTCCCAGCCGCGTCCGATCCGTTCCGCTCACGACGGTCAAGGCTGGACGGTAGAAAGTTGCGTCGAACGCGCGATCCCGATGTTGCGTCCTTCATTCTTCGCGCTAGATCGCTCCAAGGACATTTTCTCCTGGGATCCGGTCTGA
- a CDS encoding MaoC family dehydratase has protein sequence MAGLYFEQLEVGKVFRHDIRRTVTETDNLLFTTMTHNPAAIHLDVEYTKGTEFGKPLMNSVFTLGLMVGISVGDTTLGTTVANLGWDEVRFPRPLFVGDTVHVQSVVLEKRESKSRPDNGVVIFQHSAFNQRDELVAVCKRSALMCRLPSTAQS, from the coding sequence ATGGCGGGCTTGTATTTCGAGCAATTGGAGGTAGGTAAGGTTTTTCGGCACGACATCCGTCGGACCGTGACTGAGACCGATAACCTGCTGTTCACCACGATGACTCACAATCCGGCTGCGATCCATCTGGACGTGGAGTACACCAAGGGGACCGAATTTGGTAAGCCACTGATGAACAGTGTTTTCACTCTCGGCCTGATGGTTGGTATATCTGTGGGGGACACCACGCTGGGGACGACGGTCGCCAATTTGGGTTGGGATGAGGTGCGGTTCCCTCGGCCTTTATTTGTCGGTGATACCGTTCATGTGCAAAGCGTTGTACTTGAAAAGCGTGAGAGTAAGTCGCGCCCTGATAATGGTGTGGTGATCTTCCAGCACAGTGCGTTCAATCAGCGTGACGAGTTGGTCGCCGTGTGCAAGCGCAGCGCGTTGATGTGCAGGCTGCCGAGCACCGCGCAGAGCTGA
- a CDS encoding acyl-CoA dehydrogenase family protein translates to MKVVEAVMPTPLDSETKGIIESTLLRFVEECYDPAERHKRLAQSIDYRHYWSTLAELGVLGMPFSAELGGMGGSTLDTADAVAVLAKGLILEPFVDSAVIAGSILASRPDSQEQIDELISGESISILLGGRQGDVDSLVVHSDQSGLHLSGFVRVQPYADQADYWLVVAREAKSGRRVILRIESAQLARCAKSYRLIDGRVASDISFSDEVLPVESLWLEGGQAESALEWATQLAVCCLCAEAVGVMANLLLITGDYLRTRVQFGVPLSSFQALQHRYVDMQMVYLESQAISRKLALCQENDAAETSAWLRFAATSVIERSADKVGHEAIQMHGGMGVTDELVVSHYNNRLVVLVRMLHAWVDQDVALWG, encoded by the coding sequence TTGAAGGTAGTCGAAGCCGTCATGCCTACACCATTGGATAGCGAAACCAAAGGTATCATCGAAAGTACATTGTTGCGCTTCGTAGAAGAGTGCTACGACCCTGCAGAGCGTCACAAGAGATTGGCGCAGAGCATTGATTACCGGCATTACTGGTCGACATTGGCAGAACTGGGTGTGCTAGGAATGCCTTTCAGCGCAGAGTTGGGAGGCATGGGGGGATCTACGCTGGATACCGCAGATGCCGTCGCGGTATTGGCAAAAGGGTTGATTCTGGAGCCCTTTGTGGATTCGGCGGTGATTGCGGGCTCTATCCTGGCTTCACGTCCGGATTCGCAGGAACAGATCGATGAATTGATCAGTGGTGAGTCTATCAGCATTTTGCTGGGCGGACGCCAGGGGGACGTGGATTCCCTGGTGGTGCACTCAGACCAATCGGGATTGCATTTGAGTGGTTTTGTACGTGTGCAGCCCTATGCTGATCAGGCCGATTACTGGCTTGTCGTGGCTCGTGAAGCCAAAAGTGGCAGGCGAGTAATTCTGCGGATAGAAAGCGCCCAGTTGGCTCGTTGTGCAAAGTCCTATCGGCTTATCGATGGGCGTGTGGCTAGCGATATTTCGTTTAGTGATGAGGTTTTGCCCGTCGAGTCCTTGTGGCTGGAAGGGGGCCAGGCTGAGTCGGCCTTGGAGTGGGCCACTCAGTTGGCGGTTTGTTGCCTATGTGCCGAGGCCGTTGGCGTAATGGCCAATTTGCTTCTTATTACCGGTGATTACCTGCGCACACGTGTGCAGTTTGGTGTGCCTCTGAGCAGCTTTCAGGCATTACAACATCGCTATGTCGATATGCAGATGGTTTATCTGGAGTCTCAGGCAATTTCCCGTAAGTTAGCGTTGTGTCAGGAAAACGATGCTGCCGAAACATCCGCATGGCTGAGGTTTGCTGCAACGTCGGTCATCGAGCGTTCCGCTGACAAGGTCGGTCACGAAGCTATTCAGATGCACGGTGGCATGGGAGTTACGGACGAGTTGGTGGTCAGCCATTACAACAACCGTCTCGTGGTGCTTGTACGCATGCTGCACGCATGGGTTGATCAAGACGTCGCGCTATGGGGCTGA